In a genomic window of Bacteroidales bacterium:
- a CDS encoding TolC family protein, which produces MKSIKNDIEKSKFLRLLILKNHLFLFFSISFCIFLSSSTYSQDSLSYYLEQAALNNPGVKARFLEYSAALEKLPQASSLPDPEIQSGYFIPPMELLGGNQIAEIRLMQMFPWFGTLKAAKDEASKMALAKFENFRNAKNELYFNVRAAYYKVYRTQKEIEVAEKNLKILKTLEQLALIKFRSGGTSIAGGLGSSVSTSSSSLSSSSSGMNGDAMSGQGRTGTGTTTSTQAIISTGSSDNMGGSLSSSMGNGSKGDMVNLLRIRIEIQSLENRIALLKDQLISDKVGFNLFLNRYPLSEVFTGDSLIEPPVISDILSLTDSIANHPMVKMYKAEALANAAKLTMATRMGYPMLGLGLNYMLIRPRSDNTSMMNGKDMIMPMVSVTLPIYRKKYKAMQQEAEYMREAATESAVEMMNNLQFNFHQTMQDYNDATRRVKLYKDQALLADKSVQLLITSFSASGSDFEEILRMQQQLLDFEFKLIEAVVDKNTSTARLIYLTGID; this is translated from the coding sequence ATGAAAAGTATAAAAAATGATATTGAAAAAAGCAAGTTTCTCAGACTTCTCATTTTGAAAAATCATTTATTTCTATTTTTTTCAATCTCCTTCTGCATATTTTTATCATCTTCCACATACTCCCAGGATTCTTTATCGTATTATCTTGAACAAGCTGCATTAAATAATCCGGGTGTAAAGGCCAGATTCCTGGAATATTCAGCAGCCCTTGAGAAATTACCACAAGCATCATCATTACCGGATCCGGAAATACAATCAGGTTATTTCATTCCTCCCATGGAACTTTTGGGAGGTAACCAGATAGCCGAAATTCGATTAATGCAGATGTTCCCATGGTTTGGTACGTTGAAGGCAGCAAAAGATGAAGCATCAAAAATGGCTCTGGCAAAGTTCGAAAATTTCAGGAATGCAAAAAATGAACTTTATTTTAATGTCAGGGCTGCATATTATAAGGTTTATCGGACTCAAAAAGAAATTGAGGTAGCAGAAAAAAATCTAAAAATTCTCAAGACACTGGAGCAGCTTGCTCTCATAAAGTTTCGCAGTGGCGGTACAAGTATTGCTGGTGGATTGGGTAGCTCCGTATCAACAAGTTCTTCAAGTCTTTCGTCAAGCTCGTCGGGAATGAATGGGGATGCAATGTCAGGCCAGGGGCGTACAGGAACCGGTACAACGACTTCAACACAAGCCATAATTTCCACGGGGTCTTCAGATAATATGGGCGGTTCTTTGAGTAGTTCAATGGGAAATGGCAGTAAAGGAGATATGGTAAACCTACTGAGGATACGGATTGAAATACAATCCCTTGAAAACCGAATTGCGCTGCTGAAAGATCAACTTATTTCCGATAAAGTGGGCTTTAACCTATTTCTTAACCGATATCCATTGTCTGAAGTGTTTACAGGCGATTCATTGATAGAACCACCGGTGATTTCTGATATTCTCTCTCTGACCGATAGCATTGCCAACCATCCGATGGTAAAGATGTACAAAGCTGAAGCCCTGGCAAATGCAGCCAAACTTACCATGGCTACCCGCATGGGTTATCCCATGTTGGGATTAGGTCTTAATTACATGCTAATACGGCCTCGTTCAGATAATACCTCCATGATGAATGGAAAAGACATGATAATGCCCATGGTATCGGTCACTTTACCCATTTACCGGAAAAAGTACAAAGCCATGCAACAGGAAGCAGAATATATGCGTGAAGCTGCAACTGAATCAGCCGTGGAAATGATGAACAACCTTCAGTTCAATTTTCATCAAACCATGCAGGATTACAATGATGCCACACGAAGGGTAAAACTGTACAAAGATCAGGCCTTGCTTGCTGATAAAAGCGTACAACTACTCATTACTTCTTTTTCAGCCAGTGGGAGCGACTTTGAAGAAATACTCCGCATGCAACAGCAACTTCTCGACTTTGAATTTAAGCTTATCGAAGCAGTGGTGGACAAAAATACTTCCACCGCCCGTTTAATTTATTTAACAGGAATTGATTAA
- a CDS encoding TolB family protein produces the protein MKGIVSLLLMLVLSTIELVGQTGIFTASTDIGPVKTPGKTTYDASLGQYTLSAAGANIWGTSDEFHFAWVKITGDFILYARLEFPEIGGNAHRKAGIMFRESLDPSSPYADAVLHGDGLTSLQYRPSYGAETFEIKSIQQHFTILQLRREGTTIVASAAHDGEPLQKIGQIELGEKGKEFYAGIFVCSHDPDRTEKAVFSNLRLTIPAPEGFVPYRDFIGSRLEIMDVQTGHRKVIYESEVPFEAPNWTKDGKYLIVNQKGLLIKIPVEGGNPVELNTGSARFNNNDHGISFDGKWLAISNMPPERNGRSHVYVLPVSGGEPKLVTENGPSYWHGWAPDGKSVVFVGERNGEFDVYSIPVNGGKETRLTTARGLDDGPEYTPDGRYIWFNSNRTGTMQLYRMKPDGSAQEQMTFDEWNDWFPHISPDGKWIVWVSFPVTVPSGDHPYYKDVMIRMMPATGGAPRVLTHLYGGQGTMNVPSWSPDSRFIAFVSNTQLNAR, from the coding sequence ATGAAAGGGATCGTATCACTATTGCTAATGCTTGTCCTAAGCACCATTGAATTAGTTGGTCAGACAGGTATCTTTACTGCATCCACCGATATCGGGCCTGTAAAAACTCCGGGCAAAACAACCTATGATGCTTCTCTCGGTCAGTATACACTTTCTGCCGCCGGAGCAAACATCTGGGGTACTTCCGATGAATTTCATTTTGCATGGGTGAAAATAACCGGAGATTTTATCCTTTATGCCAGGTTGGAATTTCCTGAAATTGGCGGCAATGCCCACAGGAAAGCCGGTATCATGTTCCGCGAAAGCCTTGATCCTTCTTCTCCGTATGCCGATGCCGTGCTTCATGGCGATGGCCTTACTTCGTTGCAATACCGGCCTTCTTATGGAGCTGAAACATTCGAAATTAAAAGCATCCAGCAGCATTTTACCATCCTTCAGCTGCGCCGCGAAGGGACAACAATTGTTGCTTCGGCTGCCCATGATGGGGAACCGCTTCAGAAAATCGGACAGATCGAACTGGGAGAGAAGGGCAAAGAATTCTATGCCGGCATTTTTGTTTGTTCCCATGACCCTGACCGGACCGAAAAAGCTGTTTTCAGTAACCTGAGGCTCACCATTCCCGCTCCCGAAGGGTTTGTTCCCTATCGTGATTTTATTGGTTCCCGGCTTGAAATCATGGATGTACAAACCGGACACAGAAAAGTAATTTATGAATCAGAGGTTCCTTTTGAAGCTCCCAACTGGACAAAAGACGGTAAGTACCTGATAGTTAACCAAAAGGGACTTCTGATAAAAATTCCGGTGGAAGGCGGCAATCCGGTTGAACTCAATACAGGCTCAGCCCGCTTTAATAATAACGATCATGGAATTTCGTTCGACGGAAAATGGCTTGCCATCAGTAATATGCCCCCCGAACGAAACGGCCGGTCGCATGTTTACGTGCTTCCTGTCAGCGGAGGTGAACCGAAACTTGTTACCGAAAACGGGCCTTCTTACTGGCATGGATGGGCACCTGACGGGAAATCGGTTGTCTTTGTTGGTGAACGAAACGGAGAATTTGACGTCTACAGTATTCCGGTTAACGGCGGAAAGGAAACCAGGCTTACCACCGCCCGCGGCCTTGATGATGGCCCTGAATATACGCCTGACGGCAGGTATATCTGGTTCAATTCAAACCGTACCGGAACCATGCAGTTGTACCGCATGAAACCTGATGGCTCGGCACAGGAACAGATGACATTCGACGAGTGGAACGACTGGTTCCCTCATATTTCACCTGACGGGAAATGGATTGTCTGGGTTTCCTTTCCGGTAACGGTTCCTTCCGGAGATCATCCGTATTACAAAGACGTGATGATCCGCATGATGCCGGCAACAGGTGGAGCACCCAGAGTACTCACCCATTTATATGGCGGCCAGGGTACCATGAATGTCCCTTCCTGGAGCCCCGACAGCCGGTTTATTGCGTTTGTGAGCAATACACAACTCAATGCCAGATAA
- a CDS encoding efflux RND transporter periplasmic adaptor subunit — MKIKTYLSNKYLRSTLFILLGLLLGWFIFHKPPTDKNVSGWKVSETQNTIWTCAMHPQIRMNHPGKCPICGMDLIPLKQEIAPVDSDAIVMTEEAAKLAEVQTSIVTSQNPVKRVRLYGKIEADERLIQTQPAHVAGRIEKLLVNFTGEKVQKGQVIAQIYSPGLLIAQQELLEAVKMKNERPDIYEVARDKLFQMKFTESQILSIERSGTIRPVFELEATVSGIVIAKMVNVGDYVSLGTPMYQIADLSKVWVVFDAYESDLPWIRVGDRILFTARSQPGKEYTGIVSFIDPVIDPQKRTARIRVEIQNEANNLKPEMFVSGILMARLSGGKSLVIPQSAVLWTGKRSIVYVRIPDTKEPTFKMREIVLGPSMEDSYVVLDGLREGEEVVTNGTFIVDAAAQLAGKPSMMNSEKRKNTVLHDHSGMKM, encoded by the coding sequence ATGAAAATCAAAACATATCTATCCAATAAATACTTAAGGAGTACATTATTTATCCTTTTAGGGTTGTTACTGGGCTGGTTCATTTTTCACAAGCCGCCTACAGATAAGAATGTTTCTGGTTGGAAGGTAAGTGAAACCCAAAACACAATCTGGACATGCGCAATGCATCCGCAGATCAGGATGAACCATCCTGGCAAATGTCCTATATGTGGAATGGATCTTATTCCTCTTAAGCAGGAAATTGCACCAGTTGATTCTGATGCAATAGTAATGACCGAAGAAGCCGCTAAACTTGCTGAAGTACAAACAAGTATAGTTACCAGTCAAAATCCGGTCAAAAGAGTACGCCTGTATGGGAAAATTGAGGCCGATGAGCGGCTTATTCAGACCCAACCTGCTCATGTGGCGGGACGAATTGAAAAACTTCTGGTTAATTTTACGGGCGAAAAAGTACAAAAAGGTCAGGTAATTGCTCAAATTTACTCACCAGGTTTACTTATTGCCCAGCAGGAACTTCTGGAAGCTGTGAAAATGAAAAATGAGCGACCTGATATCTATGAGGTCGCAAGGGATAAGCTGTTCCAGATGAAATTTACAGAGAGTCAGATTTTGTCAATAGAAAGAAGCGGCACAATTCGACCTGTATTTGAACTGGAAGCCACCGTTTCGGGAATAGTAATTGCAAAAATGGTGAATGTTGGCGATTATGTTTCGCTTGGAACACCTATGTACCAGATTGCCGATTTGTCAAAAGTATGGGTAGTATTTGATGCCTATGAAAGTGATCTGCCATGGATCAGGGTTGGTGATAGAATTTTGTTTACTGCAAGGTCTCAACCAGGGAAAGAGTATACTGGAATAGTATCTTTTATTGATCCTGTAATTGATCCCCAGAAACGTACTGCAAGAATCAGGGTCGAAATACAAAATGAAGCCAATAACCTCAAACCCGAAATGTTTGTGAGCGGAATTCTGATGGCCAGGCTATCCGGCGGGAAGAGCCTTGTCATCCCTCAATCTGCTGTACTCTGGACAGGAAAAAGATCAATAGTATATGTCAGGATACCTGATACAAAAGAACCGACATTTAAAATGAGAGAAATTGTCCTGGGGCCTTCAATGGAAGACAGTTATGTAGTGCTTGATGGACTGAGAGAGGGAGAAGAAGTAGTTACCAATGGGACTTTCATTGTTGATGCTGCCGCGCAGTTGGCAGGAAAGCCAAGTATGATGAATTCTGAAAAAAGGAAAAATACTGTACTTCATGATCATTCTGGGATGAAAATGTAA